A window of the Halopseudomonas phragmitis genome harbors these coding sequences:
- a CDS encoding ABC transporter substrate-binding protein, which translates to MSRPSLSIFFFAPLKHLLLVVALLAAFPALAAEPIVLGLNVPRSGEYREEGLMQIRGALMAVEELNNRGGVLGRPLQLIEADSASRPAQAVANVDSLVDQGARMLFGGASSAVAIAAGKRAAQRGVVYFGTLTYSNDTTGKDAHRYMFRESYNAWMASKVLGGYLQEQLPGRSYYYVTADYTWGHTTEASMRRFTATEDSRQHPASLLSFPGATQSELRAALRQAADAKPDVLVLVLFGDQMVKAMRVAHEFGLTRNSQIVVPNITLSMVEQVGPAIMEGVLAGSAWTWNLPFELGNQRGQAFVRDFAERYQSYPSTSAASAYSIVYQWAEAVTRNGTLASEALISALEDHEYQLLKDAQRWRGFDHQNVQSVYAVRIKPRAEVMRDPMRQDYFEIVSRLAGEQAVISHPEWLAERRAHGQPEQLR; encoded by the coding sequence ATGAGTCGCCCCTCACTGAGCATTTTTTTCTTCGCCCCACTGAAACACCTGTTGTTGGTTGTGGCCCTGCTGGCAGCCTTCCCTGCCCTGGCTGCCGAGCCCATCGTGCTGGGTCTGAATGTTCCGCGTAGCGGCGAATACCGTGAAGAGGGACTGATGCAGATCCGTGGCGCGCTGATGGCGGTGGAAGAACTCAACAATCGCGGCGGCGTACTTGGCCGGCCTCTGCAACTGATCGAAGCCGATAGCGCCTCGCGTCCGGCCCAGGCCGTTGCCAATGTCGATTCGTTGGTCGATCAGGGCGCAAGGATGCTGTTTGGGGGCGCCTCCAGCGCAGTTGCCATCGCCGCCGGCAAACGTGCCGCCCAGCGTGGCGTGGTGTATTTCGGCACCCTGACCTACTCCAACGATACTACCGGCAAGGATGCCCATCGCTACATGTTCCGCGAGAGTTACAACGCCTGGATGGCCTCCAAGGTTCTGGGCGGCTATTTGCAGGAGCAACTGCCAGGACGCAGTTACTACTACGTGACCGCTGACTATACCTGGGGCCATACCACTGAAGCCTCAATGCGCCGCTTCACCGCCACCGAAGACAGCCGCCAGCATCCCGCCAGCCTGCTGTCATTCCCCGGCGCCACCCAGAGCGAGCTGCGTGCCGCCTTGCGTCAAGCTGCCGACGCCAAGCCGGATGTGCTGGTACTGGTGCTGTTCGGTGATCAGATGGTCAAGGCCATGCGCGTGGCCCATGAGTTCGGCCTGACTCGCAACTCCCAGATCGTGGTTCCCAACATTACCTTGAGCATGGTCGAGCAGGTTGGCCCGGCGATCATGGAGGGCGTGCTGGCTGGCTCCGCCTGGACCTGGAACCTGCCCTTCGAGCTGGGCAATCAGCGCGGCCAGGCTTTTGTTCGCGACTTCGCCGAGCGCTATCAGAGCTACCCGTCAACCTCGGCGGCCTCAGCTTACAGCATTGTCTATCAATGGGCAGAGGCGGTTACCCGCAACGGCACACTGGCCAGTGAAGCACTGATCAGTGCTCTGGAAGACCATGAGTATCAACTGCTCAAAGACGCACAGCGCTGGCGCGGGTTTGATCACCAGAATGTGCAAAGCGTCTATGCTGTGCGGATCAAGCCCCGGGCTGAGGTCATGCGCGACCCCATGCGCCAGGACTATTTCGAGATCGTCAGCCGGCTGGCCGGTGAACAGGCCGTTATCTCACACCCGGAGTGGCTGGCCGAGCGCCGTGCCCACGGCCAGCCGGAACAACTCAGGTAG
- a CDS encoding GGDEF domain-containing protein → MLDIKTLMLVLALATVVSVVGLLIASLLNRQVLAIRYWAAGLACFFTGLFLQVASPPLPLWLSAVAITQAYFVIWWGTRCYRFSQRLPRFWLVMMLIGLAQGLTFFILSDSLRWSIVFHSSVAVVMCGLTIRELWKLNLGQPLLPLFWTLLWGVHGLVYLRRTLLYLFDSHYSQVTSFEQAIEIEALNYLEGTVFLYGFSLMCVILTTLRLQQALRRQATRDPLTDLLNRRAFEEAALNALALGRRGQRPLTLLLMDLDKFKSINDQHGHKTGDQVLGAFAEHLHAHARTADLICRFGGEEFVVLLPDTDRDQAQSMAERIRRSWAEVVLDTPNGPLATTVSIGLAQTCHDPAETLYSLLEQADQALYRAKQNGRNRTEQADGLRLSALEGAIV, encoded by the coding sequence ATGCTTGATATCAAAACCCTCATGCTGGTGTTGGCACTTGCCACGGTGGTTTCCGTGGTGGGCTTGCTGATCGCCAGTTTGCTTAACCGCCAGGTGCTGGCCATTCGTTATTGGGCGGCGGGTCTGGCCTGCTTCTTTACCGGTCTTTTCCTCCAGGTTGCCAGCCCGCCATTGCCGTTGTGGTTGAGTGCTGTAGCCATTACCCAGGCCTATTTCGTGATCTGGTGGGGCACCCGCTGTTACCGCTTCTCGCAACGGCTGCCGCGTTTCTGGCTGGTCATGATGCTGATAGGCCTGGCTCAGGGCCTGACGTTCTTCATACTCAGTGATTCGTTGCGTTGGAGCATCGTGTTCCACAGCTCAGTGGCAGTTGTTATGTGTGGGCTGACCATCCGCGAGCTGTGGAAGCTGAATCTTGGTCAGCCGCTGCTGCCATTGTTCTGGACTCTGCTTTGGGGCGTACACGGTCTGGTGTATCTGCGCCGGACGTTGCTGTACCTGTTCGACAGCCACTACAGCCAGGTGACCAGCTTCGAGCAGGCAATTGAGATTGAGGCGCTGAACTACCTGGAGGGCACGGTATTTCTCTATGGGTTCTCGCTGATGTGCGTGATTCTGACCACGCTGCGCCTGCAACAGGCTCTGCGTCGCCAGGCGACCCGTGACCCATTGACCGATCTGCTGAACCGTCGGGCTTTTGAAGAGGCAGCACTGAATGCACTGGCTTTGGGGCGGCGCGGGCAACGGCCGTTGACCTTGTTGCTTATGGATCTGGATAAATTCAAGTCGATCAATGATCAGCATGGTCACAAGACCGGTGATCAGGTGCTGGGCGCTTTCGCCGAACACTTGCACGCCCACGCCCGCACGGCTGACCTGATTTGCCGGTTCGGGGGGGAAGAGTTCGTGGTATTGCTGCCTGATACCGATCGGGACCAGGCGCAGAGCATGGCCGAGAGGATTCGACGCTCCTGGGCCGAGGTGGTGCTCGATACGCCCAACGGGCCGCTGGCTACCACGGTGTCGATTGGTCTGGCGCAAACCTGTCATGACCCGGCTGAAACGCTTTACAGCCTGTTGGAGCAGGCAGACCAGGCGCTATACCGGGCCAAACAGAATGGTCGCAACCGGACCGAACAGGCCGACGGCCTGCGACTGTCGGCGCTGGAGGGGGCGATCGTCTGA
- a CDS encoding methyl-accepting chemotaxis protein codes for MTIATRLMLGVSLLTLMAVVIAAGITGWQALERSSEVVEHSVEQQFQAVAAGRQTSLSLQLESHHDLLLSMANNRLTQEAVYGFVRPFVSFRYEVSAPSLDQLKASMKDWYASHYQPLYGAQTQGQRADYESWIEATRYEGLLIQQFYVHDNPNPADQLGELVDRDDATIYGQQHRRYQESYREITQRYGYHDLMLIDAASLEVIYSVNKGPVFATSLRDGPFATSALAELVQSMREQPLKDEFKVSRFSRFDAHFNQHVVFFGVPVFHPVYSPDKPLGFLVVQMPAERFTQIMTAGGNWAAIGLGDTGDSYLVASDGRLITEPRAMLEQPDATLARLNLSGQQAGDAQAIQRYRQLNGRLRIDSPALKAALEGESGLGRQTNLLGETVLMSWQPVMLGGERYALITEQSLAESFGAVARLSHDIMLAVGLAVVVLGALAALASWWLTRMIATPLTRLSGTIGQSARERDLRISLPVRGRDEIAQIAASLNQLFETFSGLVARIRQTAEDTASASTRTVGIGNECQAAAERQQQALQALDAESRALQRALQAITGLVSQAAEQARLADDGAVQGHEAVRQVSQLIRQLSDEVTQSCDSMQQLEQAAGAIVSVLDTIEGIAEQTNLLALNAAIEAARAGEHGRGFAVVADEVRRLSSSTQEATGQIQTMLDRLRSTVADASAGLRKEQDSATQCLHGAAEAEGLLVRIRDQVGDISQATRAIDRAVRDENQRAQGMGQTLDGIRQDAERTAQAMAELSQTATAQERLAQQGREAANAFRV; via the coding sequence ATGACAATCGCAACCCGCCTGATGCTTGGCGTTTCGCTGCTCACTCTCATGGCCGTGGTCATCGCGGCGGGAATCACCGGTTGGCAGGCGCTGGAGCGCAGCTCCGAGGTGGTAGAGCACAGTGTCGAGCAGCAGTTTCAGGCAGTGGCCGCCGGTCGCCAGACCAGCCTCAGCCTGCAGCTTGAGAGTCACCATGACCTATTGCTGTCGATGGCCAACAACCGTCTGACCCAGGAAGCGGTCTATGGATTTGTTCGGCCCTTTGTGTCCTTTCGCTATGAAGTTTCGGCGCCGAGCCTGGATCAACTCAAGGCCAGCATGAAGGACTGGTACGCCAGTCACTATCAGCCCCTGTACGGAGCCCAGACACAGGGCCAGCGCGCTGATTATGAGAGCTGGATCGAAGCGACCCGCTATGAGGGACTGCTGATCCAACAGTTTTATGTGCACGACAACCCCAATCCGGCCGATCAGTTGGGTGAGTTGGTCGATCGGGACGATGCGACCATCTATGGCCAGCAACATCGCCGTTATCAGGAAAGCTACCGGGAAATCACCCAGCGCTATGGTTATCACGACCTGATGCTGATTGATGCTGCCAGCCTTGAGGTGATCTATAGCGTCAACAAGGGGCCGGTTTTCGCCACTTCATTGCGCGATGGACCATTCGCCACCAGCGCCCTGGCCGAACTGGTGCAGAGTATGCGTGAGCAGCCGCTCAAGGATGAGTTCAAAGTGTCACGCTTTTCCCGGTTCGACGCACACTTCAACCAGCATGTGGTGTTCTTCGGCGTGCCGGTATTCCACCCGGTTTATAGCCCCGACAAGCCATTGGGCTTTCTGGTAGTACAGATGCCGGCTGAGCGCTTCACACAGATCATGACTGCCGGTGGCAATTGGGCTGCAATTGGTCTGGGTGATACCGGCGACTCCTATCTGGTTGCCTCTGATGGACGTCTGATCACCGAACCGCGGGCAATGCTCGAACAGCCGGATGCCACGCTGGCACGCCTGAACCTGTCCGGTCAGCAAGCTGGTGACGCTCAGGCTATTCAGCGCTACCGTCAGCTCAATGGTCGGCTGCGGATCGACAGCCCTGCGCTGAAAGCGGCACTGGAGGGTGAGAGTGGCCTTGGCCGGCAAACCAACCTGCTGGGTGAGACGGTATTGATGAGTTGGCAACCGGTGATGCTGGGTGGTGAGCGCTATGCATTGATTACCGAACAGTCGCTGGCTGAGAGTTTTGGCGCGGTGGCGCGTCTGAGCCATGACATCATGCTGGCTGTGGGGCTGGCGGTGGTTGTGCTGGGGGCATTGGCAGCTCTGGCCTCTTGGTGGCTGACCCGAATGATTGCAACGCCGCTGACGCGCTTGAGCGGCACCATCGGGCAAAGCGCCCGTGAGCGGGATTTGCGTATTAGTCTGCCGGTACGTGGGCGTGATGAGATCGCTCAGATTGCCGCCTCACTGAACCAACTGTTCGAAACCTTTTCTGGATTGGTCGCCAGGATTCGTCAGACCGCCGAAGACACGGCCTCAGCCAGCACTCGCACGGTTGGTATCGGTAATGAGTGCCAGGCCGCCGCTGAGCGCCAGCAGCAGGCTTTGCAAGCATTGGATGCTGAATCCAGAGCCTTGCAGCGGGCGCTTCAGGCGATCACCGGGTTGGTGAGCCAAGCCGCTGAGCAGGCGCGGCTGGCCGATGATGGCGCTGTGCAGGGGCACGAAGCGGTACGCCAGGTGAGCCAGTTGATCCGGCAGTTGTCCGATGAAGTCACCCAGTCCTGTGACAGCATGCAGCAACTGGAGCAGGCCGCCGGCGCTATCGTGTCGGTACTCGATACCATTGAAGGGATTGCCGAGCAGACCAACCTGCTGGCGCTCAATGCTGCGATCGAAGCTGCCCGAGCCGGCGAGCATGGCCGTGGCTTTGCGGTAGTGGCCGATGAGGTCAGGCGGCTTTCCAGCAGTACTCAGGAGGCTACCGGTCAGATCCAGACCATGCTCGACCGCTTGCGCTCAACTGTAGCTGACGCTTCGGCAGGCTTGCGCAAGGAGCAGGATAGCGCGACCCAGTGTCTGCACGGGGCAGCCGAGGCCGAGGGGCTGCTGGTACGGATTCGTGATCAGGTTGGAGATATCAGTCAGGCAACCCGGGCCATCGACCGGGCGGTCCGGGATGAAAATCAGCGGGCTCAGGGCATGGGCCAGACCCTGGATGGCATTCGTCAGGATGCCGAACGCACCGCCCAGGCCATGGCCGAGCTGTCTCAGACTGCCACTGCCCAGGAGCGCCTGGCTCAGCAGGGCCGCGAGGCGGCCAACGCTTTCAGGGTGTGA
- a CDS encoding phospholipase D family protein, with protein sequence MNAFRSPLGWLLLVVLLSGCATRLPPQDLPLEHAQPAASDGLIGGYVEAAVAGQESGLSGFSLLYRGMDALAARLHLIEQARQSLDIQYYIYNGDVTGGLIAERLLSAADRGVRVRLLLDDIGSGVNEFKIATLDQHPNIEIRLFNPLSLRQGWLRYVSKVGEFGRINYRMHNKVLIADNQAMITGGRNIGDEYFALSELDFQDIDVLGIGPISRAASNSFDAYWNSHKSVPVRLLTRRPGRSELVRLRKRLESVSTDLRQGPYQKAVEGSPFNQPFTDNKVSWHWGEATWLADPPDKADPHGDHNQVPYLGMHLARQVRASQHELQLMTAYFVPGADGQGFLMDMVNQGLEVSILTNSLATTDVLAVHSGYVRYREPLLAHGVRIWELRPLAAQQERASPFLGESVASLHAKTFVFDRERVFVGSINLDPRSISLNTEAGVLVQQPALAGEMVELFERWTSDDYAYRLSLDEQGRLQWHAEGQTWTREPKAGPTRRIMTWLLRLLPIESQL encoded by the coding sequence TTGAACGCATTCAGGAGCCCGCTGGGCTGGTTGTTGCTGGTCGTTCTGTTGAGCGGCTGTGCAACACGCCTGCCACCACAGGATCTGCCTCTTGAGCATGCCCAGCCTGCCGCCAGCGATGGCTTGATCGGGGGCTATGTCGAAGCAGCGGTGGCCGGCCAGGAGTCAGGGTTGTCGGGCTTCAGTCTGCTCTATCGCGGTATGGATGCGCTGGCCGCGCGCCTGCATCTGATCGAGCAGGCTCGCCAAAGCCTGGATATCCAGTACTACATCTACAATGGCGATGTAACCGGCGGGCTGATTGCAGAGCGCCTGCTGAGTGCGGCTGACCGTGGGGTGAGGGTGCGGCTGCTGCTGGATGATATTGGCAGTGGGGTCAATGAGTTCAAGATCGCTACCCTGGACCAGCACCCCAATATCGAGATTCGGCTGTTCAATCCGCTCAGTTTACGCCAGGGCTGGCTGCGTTATGTCAGCAAGGTTGGCGAGTTCGGACGGATCAATTATCGCATGCACAACAAGGTGCTGATCGCCGACAACCAGGCGATGATTACCGGTGGACGCAATATTGGCGATGAGTATTTCGCCTTGAGCGAGCTGGACTTTCAGGATATCGATGTGTTGGGTATCGGCCCGATCAGCCGAGCCGCCAGCAACAGTTTTGATGCCTACTGGAACAGCCACAAATCGGTACCTGTGCGTCTTTTGACCCGACGCCCCGGGCGTTCCGAACTGGTGCGGCTACGCAAGCGCCTGGAGTCTGTCAGTACCGACCTGCGCCAGGGCCCGTATCAGAAAGCGGTAGAAGGTTCTCCGTTTAATCAGCCGTTTACCGACAACAAGGTCAGTTGGCACTGGGGGGAGGCAACCTGGCTGGCTGACCCGCCGGACAAGGCCGACCCCCACGGCGACCATAATCAGGTTCCCTACCTGGGTATGCACCTGGCCCGGCAGGTGCGTGCCAGCCAGCATGAGCTGCAGTTGATGACGGCTTATTTCGTGCCGGGCGCCGACGGTCAGGGTTTTCTGATGGATATGGTCAATCAGGGGCTGGAGGTCTCGATTTTGACCAACTCGTTGGCCACCACTGATGTCCTGGCCGTACACAGTGGCTATGTGCGCTACCGCGAGCCGTTGCTGGCGCATGGGGTACGTATCTGGGAGTTACGCCCGCTGGCTGCCCAGCAGGAGCGTGCCAGCCCGTTTCTGGGTGAGTCGGTAGCCAGCCTGCATGCCAAAACCTTTGTGTTCGACCGCGAGCGGGTGTTCGTCGGTTCGATCAATCTGGACCCGCGCTCGATCAGCCTCAATACCGAGGCCGGAGTTCTGGTGCAGCAGCCGGCGCTGGCTGGGGAGATGGTCGAGCTGTTTGAGCGCTGGACTTCGGACGATTACGCCTACCGCCTGAGTCTGGATGAACAGGGGCGTCTGCAGTGGCACGCCGAGGGTCAGACCTGGACCCGAGAGCCCAAGGCAGGTCCGACCCGACGCATCATGACCTGGCTATTACGTCTGTTGCCGATCGAGAGCCAGCTGTAG
- a CDS encoding DUF6746 family protein, translating to MRVFLLPVTLTAALMSVNTALASGDIEHFKGLPANSLEQALSNFVEYNKRLENILAGELTTETMTQVHELTYTLENALERIRQDSAELAETLEEVHLASERYDAEAVRKHGQDYLKVSSQLVH from the coding sequence ATGAGAGTCTTCCTGCTACCTGTAACCCTCACGGCTGCGCTGATGTCAGTCAATACCGCGCTGGCCAGCGGCGATATCGAGCACTTCAAGGGGCTGCCCGCCAATAGCCTGGAACAGGCTCTGAGCAACTTCGTTGAATACAACAAGCGGCTGGAAAACATCCTGGCCGGAGAGCTCACCACCGAGACCATGACCCAGGTACACGAACTCACCTATACCCTGGAGAACGCCCTGGAACGGATCCGCCAGGACAGCGCAGAGCTGGCGGAAACCCTGGAGGAAGTGCACCTGGCCTCGGAGCGTTATGATGCAGAAGCCGTGCGCAAACATGGCCAGGACTACCTCAAGGTATCGAGCCAACTGGTTCATTAG
- the cls gene encoding cardiolipin synthase produces MDNLQTILGLIGAVLYWLFTAAVTIRVITRRRPVSVTLAWLLVIYILPLLGAVFYLMFGELNLGRKRAARSEAMVEPYLENLANGFAGLRRPWPGGQLTLAIHQLLSHRMGIGALGYEQMRLLDSPESIFEQLCTDVRSAQHSINILTYIWHPGGRVDELAEALIEASQRGVKVSLLIDHAGSRKFFRSRWRTRMVDAGIAVVPALPVRLLRALVHRIDLRMHRKLIVIDDRLAFTGSMNMADPAFFKREADVGPWIDIMLRIEGQAATGLAKVFAWDWEVETGQRRLPKLEAGQLGCHQWMSIIPSGPGVGDDLIGQAVLSSIYRANESIVISTPYFVPSESIFEALCQAAKRGVRVQVLLPKHNDSLMVGWASRSYFEPLLRAGVEILQFDGGLLHTKAMLMDDQLALVGSVNLDIRSLQLNFELTVALFTPESCAHIRQLLRGYMARSEALELDRWQQRSRPARALERLMFFMSPLL; encoded by the coding sequence ATGGACAACCTGCAAACCATTCTGGGCCTGATTGGGGCGGTGTTGTATTGGTTGTTTACCGCCGCGGTAACCATTCGCGTTATTACCCGTCGTCGCCCGGTCAGCGTGACCCTGGCCTGGCTGCTGGTGATTTATATTCTGCCGCTGTTGGGCGCAGTGTTTTACCTGATGTTTGGCGAGCTCAACCTGGGCCGCAAGCGGGCAGCCCGCTCCGAGGCCATGGTCGAACCCTACCTGGAAAACCTGGCCAATGGGTTCGCCGGGCTGCGCAGGCCATGGCCCGGTGGGCAACTTACCCTGGCTATTCACCAATTGCTGTCTCATCGCATGGGCATCGGTGCGCTGGGTTACGAACAGATGCGCCTGCTCGACAGCCCTGAGAGCATTTTCGAGCAGCTCTGTACCGATGTCCGCAGCGCCCAGCACAGCATCAACATTCTGACCTACATCTGGCATCCCGGAGGCCGGGTTGATGAACTGGCCGAGGCCTTGATCGAGGCCAGTCAGCGTGGAGTCAAGGTCTCGCTGCTGATCGACCATGCCGGCAGCCGTAAATTCTTTCGCTCACGCTGGCGCACCCGCATGGTCGATGCCGGTATCGCCGTGGTGCCGGCGCTGCCGGTGCGCCTGTTGCGCGCCCTGGTCCACCGCATCGATCTGCGCATGCACCGCAAGCTGATAGTAATTGATGATCGGCTGGCCTTTACCGGCTCTATGAACATGGCTGACCCGGCGTTCTTCAAGCGTGAAGCCGATGTCGGCCCCTGGATCGACATCATGCTGCGCATCGAGGGCCAGGCGGCAACCGGGCTGGCCAAGGTATTCGCCTGGGACTGGGAGGTCGAGACCGGCCAGCGGCGGCTGCCCAAACTGGAAGCCGGACAGCTTGGCTGCCATCAGTGGATGTCGATCATTCCATCGGGTCCCGGTGTTGGTGATGACCTGATCGGGCAGGCAGTGCTATCGAGCATCTACCGGGCCAACGAAAGCATTGTCATCAGCACGCCCTACTTTGTGCCTTCGGAAAGCATTTTCGAGGCGCTATGTCAGGCCGCCAAGCGCGGTGTGCGGGTACAGGTGCTGCTACCCAAGCACAATGACTCGCTGATGGTCGGCTGGGCCAGCCGTTCCTATTTCGAGCCGTTGCTGCGGGCTGGTGTTGAGATTCTGCAGTTCGATGGTGGACTGCTGCATACCAAAGCGATGCTGATGGATGATCAACTCGCCCTGGTCGGCAGCGTCAACCTGGATATCCGCAGCCTGCAACTCAATTTTGAACTGACCGTAGCGCTGTTCACTCCGGAAAGCTGCGCACATATTCGCCAGCTGCTCAGGGGCTATATGGCCCGCAGCGAGGCCCTTGAACTGGACCGCTGGCAACAACGCAGCCGCCCGGCACGGGCACTGGAGCGGTTGATGTTCTTCATGAGTCCGCTACTCTGA
- a CDS encoding TusE/DsrC/DsvC family sulfur relay protein — protein sequence MTTSIKSDGLNVPLDKHGFLVNLEDWSEAVAAELARSEGIELSAEHFEVIHALRRFYAQFQLSPAMRPLVKYIGQELGADKGNSMYLMKLFPGSPAKLASKIAGLPKPDNCL from the coding sequence GTGACCACATCGATTAAAAGCGACGGGCTGAATGTACCGCTGGACAAGCACGGCTTTCTGGTCAACCTCGAGGACTGGTCCGAAGCGGTAGCCGCTGAACTGGCCCGCAGCGAAGGGATTGAGCTCTCCGCCGAGCATTTCGAGGTCATTCATGCCCTTAGGCGCTTTTATGCGCAGTTCCAGCTGTCCCCGGCCATGCGCCCGCTGGTCAAGTACATTGGCCAGGAACTGGGAGCGGACAAGGGCAACAGTATGTATCTGATGAAGCTGTTTCCCGGCAGCCCGGCCAAGCTGGCCAGCAAGATTGCCGGACTGCCCAAGCCAGACAACTGTTTGTAA
- the tusB gene encoding sulfurtransferase complex subunit TusB: MLHIVRHSPHNEPRLSSCLQVLVEDQGLLLIEDAVYALLPGSEARQQLSQLAPGIQLFALEPDLLARGLALDDLPAGVSSIDYQRMVDLCVSYDKVVSW, encoded by the coding sequence ATGCTGCATATTGTTCGCCACTCACCCCACAACGAACCGCGTCTGAGTTCCTGCCTGCAGGTTCTGGTCGAGGATCAGGGACTACTGTTGATCGAAGACGCGGTGTACGCCCTGTTGCCCGGCAGTGAAGCTCGCCAACAGCTGAGCCAGCTGGCCCCTGGCATACAACTGTTTGCCCTTGAGCCTGACCTGCTGGCCCGCGGGCTGGCGCTGGATGATCTGCCTGCAGGGGTCAGCAGTATCGATTATCAGCGGATGGTCGACCTGTGCGTTAGTTACGACAAGGTGGTGAGCTGGTGA
- the tusC gene encoding sulfurtransferase complex subunit TusC, which translates to MKSLLIISRHPPTRLAAREALDMTLAAAAFGVPVGMLFMDDGVLQLLKGQDASLIEQKSLAANLQALPLFGVEDLLACQRSLSARGLTLEHCALPVRALEGVEIATLMEHYDQIINL; encoded by the coding sequence ATGAAAAGCCTGCTGATCATCAGTCGCCACCCCCCTACCCGCCTCGCCGCCCGTGAAGCCCTGGACATGACACTGGCCGCTGCGGCCTTTGGCGTCCCCGTAGGTATGTTGTTCATGGATGACGGGGTGCTGCAACTGCTCAAGGGGCAGGACGCCAGTCTGATCGAGCAGAAGTCCCTGGCTGCCAACCTCCAGGCGCTGCCCCTGTTCGGCGTTGAAGACCTGCTGGCCTGTCAGCGCTCACTCAGCGCCCGGGGGCTGACACTTGAGCACTGCGCCCTGCCGGTACGTGCACTCGAAGGCGTCGAGATCGCTACGCTGATGGAACACTACGATCAGATCATCAACCTGTGA
- the tusD gene encoding sulfurtransferase complex subunit TusD produces the protein MNFAIALLAGPQDPAARSALNFARAVVDAGHEINRLFFYRDAVHIASNLGVQPQDENDITHEWRQFITEHKLDAVVCIAAALRRGVLNEEEAQRWDRHAANTGTPWDLSGLGQWVDALQSADRAVSFGS, from the coding sequence ATGAATTTCGCCATTGCCTTGCTGGCTGGCCCGCAAGATCCTGCGGCCCGCTCCGCACTCAATTTTGCTCGTGCAGTAGTAGATGCCGGGCACGAGATCAACCGTTTGTTTTTCTATCGGGACGCGGTGCATATCGCCTCGAATCTGGGTGTGCAGCCCCAGGATGAAAACGACATCACCCACGAGTGGCGCCAGTTCATCACTGAACACAAGCTTGATGCGGTGGTGTGTATTGCCGCGGCGCTGCGCCGTGGAGTGCTGAATGAAGAAGAAGCCCAGCGCTGGGATCGTCACGCCGCCAATACCGGCACACCTTGGGATCTTTCCGGGCTGGGCCAGTGGGTCGATGCGCTGCAAAGCGCTGACCGGGCCGTGAGTTTTGGGAGCTGA
- a CDS encoding Bax inhibitor-1/YccA family protein, translating into MQERHNALHHAGVNEAEVSKLFRNTYSLLAMTLAFSAFVALMSMSLNLPHPGLIITLVGFYGLLFAISKFRNSGMGLVLTFALTGFMGYTLGPILNVYLSLPNGGQLVSMALGMTALVFFGLSAYAIITRKDFSFLSGFILAGFIVLLCAIVASFFIQISGLQLAISAGFVLFSSAVILYQTSAIIHGGEDNYIMATVTLFVSIYNLFLSLLQLLGVFNND; encoded by the coding sequence ATCCAAGAGCGCCATAACGCCCTGCACCATGCAGGTGTCAACGAGGCGGAAGTCAGCAAGCTGTTTCGCAATACCTACAGCCTGCTGGCCATGACCCTGGCATTCAGTGCCTTCGTTGCACTGATGTCGATGAGCCTGAACCTGCCGCATCCCGGCCTGATCATCACCCTGGTTGGCTTCTACGGGCTGCTGTTCGCCATTTCCAAGTTCCGTAACTCTGGCATGGGGTTGGTTCTGACCTTCGCACTGACCGGGTTCATGGGTTACACCCTGGGGCCGATTCTCAACGTCTACCTGTCTTTGCCCAACGGCGGCCAACTGGTCAGCATGGCGCTGGGCATGACTGCGTTGGTGTTCTTTGGTCTGTCGGCGTACGCGATTATTACCCGCAAGGATTTCAGCTTCCTGTCCGGCTTCATTCTGGCGGGCTTCATCGTACTGCTGTGCGCCATTGTTGCCAGCTTCTTCATCCAGATAAGCGGCCTGCAACTGGCCATCTCCGCCGGCTTCGTGCTGTTCTCCTCGGCGGTGATCCTGTATCAGACCAGCGCCATCATTCATGGCGGTGAAGACAACTACATCATGGCCACTGTGACGCTGTTCGTGTCCATCTACAATCTGTTCCTCAGCCTGCTGCAGTTGCTGGGTGTGTTCAACAACGATTGA